In Microvenator marinus, one genomic interval encodes:
- the thrA gene encoding bifunctional aspartate kinase/homoserine dehydrogenase I: protein MWHVHKFGGTSVANAARYRGVLKIVTEELAQRSGGKSAVVVSAMAGVTNALIELVELSARQDPSYATALRSLRLKHHECVADLLGADGQALIDTLNQDFDDIEDVLRAIWLLKSAPTHALDLISGYGEIWSAQLLAAALKAAGADVTWLNARDVLVVEPGQLAPIVDWAQTQAAMDAFLSENPSEIVVITGFVATSRDGIATTLGRNGSDYSAAIFGALLQAQEIVIWTDVDGVMSANPRLVPDAIVLESMSYHEAMELAYFGAKVIHPSTMAPAVARSIPLYIKNTFAPEKPGTRIHTASDPRFAVKGIATVDQMALINVEGTSMIGVPGIASRLFGALREADVNVVMISQGSSEHSICFAVPEKDTKAARAAVEQAFFAELHHGQIQTIDVVTPCTVLAVVGDHMAGIPGIAAKFFGALGNAGVNIRAVAQGSSERNISVVIDTANAQRALRAVHSGFYLSNQTISVGIIGPGVVGATLIKQLAAEQARLSRDYQIDLRVRGIADSKKMLLHDTNIELGSWEEGFSAGLESNLDTFAAHVASDGFPHAVIIDCTASEAVARHYLGWLEKGVHVVTPNKKANSVEFDYYQALKTTCRKRQRHYLYETTVGAGLPIIQTLHDLIQTGDKVQRIEGILSGTLAYLFNAFDGSTPFSNIVRDAKTKGYTEPDPRDDLSGTDVARKLVILAREMGLTINLEDVEIESLVPEHLQDVSVAEFLERLSDVDDAMLAKLKTAKENGAVLRFVGQVDQTGKASVKLSEYADTHPFARIQLTDNIVQFTTARYSQNPLVVQGPGAGPEVTAAGAFGDLLRLANYLGAPL, encoded by the coding sequence ATGTGGCACGTACATAAATTTGGCGGAACGAGTGTGGCGAACGCCGCGCGATATCGCGGTGTTCTGAAGATTGTGACCGAGGAGCTGGCGCAGCGCAGCGGCGGCAAGAGCGCGGTGGTGGTCTCGGCCATGGCCGGCGTGACGAACGCGTTGATCGAGCTCGTTGAGCTCAGCGCGCGGCAAGACCCGTCTTACGCCACGGCGTTGCGGAGCCTGAGGCTCAAGCACCATGAGTGTGTGGCGGACCTGCTCGGCGCCGATGGTCAGGCGCTCATCGATACCCTGAACCAGGACTTTGACGATATCGAGGACGTGCTGCGAGCGATTTGGCTCCTCAAGAGCGCGCCTACGCACGCGCTGGACCTGATTTCGGGGTACGGCGAGATTTGGTCGGCGCAGCTCTTGGCAGCGGCGCTGAAGGCTGCTGGGGCCGATGTGACGTGGCTCAACGCCCGTGACGTGCTGGTTGTGGAGCCCGGACAGCTCGCACCGATCGTGGACTGGGCCCAGACTCAAGCCGCAATGGACGCGTTTTTGAGCGAGAATCCGAGCGAGATCGTGGTGATTACGGGGTTCGTTGCCACGAGCCGCGACGGCATCGCCACCACGCTGGGGCGAAACGGCTCGGACTACTCGGCCGCGATCTTTGGCGCACTTTTGCAGGCTCAGGAGATTGTGATCTGGACCGATGTGGACGGCGTGATGTCGGCGAATCCGCGCCTTGTTCCGGATGCCATTGTCCTGGAGTCGATGTCGTATCACGAGGCGATGGAGCTTGCGTATTTTGGGGCGAAGGTGATTCACCCGAGCACCATGGCACCTGCCGTGGCACGTTCCATACCGCTCTACATCAAAAATACGTTCGCACCTGAGAAGCCCGGCACCCGCATTCATACGGCCTCTGACCCGCGGTTTGCGGTCAAAGGCATCGCTACCGTGGACCAGATGGCGCTCATCAACGTGGAGGGCACGTCCATGATTGGGGTACCAGGTATCGCGAGCCGACTCTTCGGCGCGCTGCGCGAGGCCGACGTTAACGTGGTTATGATTTCACAGGGAAGCTCCGAGCATTCCATCTGTTTTGCGGTGCCCGAGAAGGACACAAAGGCGGCGCGTGCGGCGGTGGAACAGGCTTTCTTCGCCGAGCTTCATCACGGCCAAATCCAGACCATTGACGTAGTCACACCTTGCACCGTGCTCGCCGTTGTGGGCGACCATATGGCTGGGATTCCGGGCATTGCGGCGAAGTTCTTTGGCGCACTCGGTAACGCCGGGGTCAATATCCGTGCGGTTGCGCAGGGCTCGTCGGAGCGAAATATCTCCGTGGTCATCGATACCGCAAACGCGCAACGTGCGCTGCGCGCGGTGCATTCGGGATTCTACCTTTCGAACCAGACGATCAGCGTGGGGATTATCGGGCCTGGCGTAGTGGGTGCGACGCTCATCAAGCAGCTCGCGGCCGAGCAGGCGCGGCTTAGTCGGGACTATCAGATCGACCTCAGAGTGCGCGGTATTGCGGACTCCAAGAAGATGCTTTTGCACGATACCAACATTGAACTGGGGAGCTGGGAAGAAGGGTTTTCGGCGGGGCTTGAGTCGAATCTGGACACCTTTGCGGCGCACGTCGCGTCGGATGGGTTTCCTCATGCCGTGATCATCGACTGTACGGCTAGTGAAGCGGTCGCGAGACATTACCTTGGTTGGCTCGAGAAAGGCGTGCATGTGGTCACGCCCAATAAGAAGGCGAATTCGGTAGAGTTCGACTACTATCAGGCGCTGAAGACGACGTGCAGAAAACGACAACGCCATTACCTTTATGAGACCACGGTCGGCGCGGGGTTGCCTATCATTCAGACCCTTCACGACCTGATTCAAACGGGCGATAAGGTCCAAAGGATTGAAGGGATTTTGTCCGGTACCCTGGCTTATCTTTTTAACGCGTTTGATGGATCGACCCCGTTCTCGAATATCGTTCGGGATGCCAAGACGAAGGGCTATACCGAGCCTGATCCAAGGGATGACCTTTCGGGCACCGACGTGGCGCGAAAGCTCGTCATCCTTGCGCGCGAGATGGGTTTGACGATCAACTTGGAAGATGTAGAGATCGAGTCTTTGGTCCCCGAGCACCTGCAAGACGTGAGTGTGGCGGAATTCTTGGAGCGGCTGAGCGACGTGGATGATGCCATGCTTGCAAAGCTAAAAACGGCGAAGGAAAACGGAGCTGTTTTGAGATTTGTGGGCCAAGTGGACCAGACTGGAAAGGCGAGTGTGAAGTTGTCTGAGTACGCGGACACGCATCCGTTTGCGCGGATTCAGTTAACAGACAATATCGTGCAGTTTACGACGGCTCGCTACAGTCAAAACCCTCTGGTTGTGCAAGGCCCTGGTGCCGGCCCTGAAGTCACGGCAGCGGGCGCGTTTGGGGACCTTTTGAGGTTGGCCAATTATCTCGGGGCCCCGCTATGA
- a CDS encoding homoserine kinase, with translation MSSVTAFAPATVANVAVGFDILGFAVEGPGDFVRVEFGEPGVRIHTNADIPTDPKSNTATVGILRFLKDHNVEQGLDITIEKGIPLGSGMGGSAASAVAGIVALDGLMGTGLDRVRLLDYALLGEAVASGAAHPDNAAPALYGGLTFARAGAPPDVVNLPVPQGLLAVIVHPDVVIRTMDARAVLPKHFALHDFVEQSANLADLLIGAYTNDANRFALACQDVLIEPHRSTLIPGFAQARDAAQLAGALAFSISGSGPSVFALATPEDAERVLEAILLAFRRLDIVAHGFLSPIGAKGAHIVET, from the coding sequence ATGAGTTCAGTAACTGCATTTGCGCCGGCCACCGTGGCCAATGTGGCGGTGGGTTTTGATATTCTGGGATTTGCCGTGGAGGGCCCCGGGGATTTTGTGCGCGTGGAGTTTGGTGAGCCAGGAGTACGCATCCACACGAACGCGGATATACCGACCGACCCTAAGTCAAACACGGCCACGGTCGGCATTCTGCGGTTTTTGAAAGACCACAACGTGGAGCAGGGCCTCGATATCACTATCGAAAAGGGTATTCCGCTGGGTAGCGGCATGGGCGGGTCTGCGGCGAGCGCAGTAGCTGGAATTGTGGCCCTCGATGGGTTGATGGGAACAGGGCTGGATAGGGTACGCCTGCTTGATTACGCGCTCCTCGGCGAGGCGGTGGCAAGTGGCGCCGCGCACCCTGATAATGCCGCTCCAGCGCTCTACGGCGGGTTGACGTTCGCCCGTGCGGGCGCCCCGCCTGATGTGGTCAATTTGCCAGTTCCTCAAGGCTTGTTGGCGGTCATCGTGCACCCCGACGTGGTGATTCGCACCATGGATGCTCGGGCAGTCTTGCCTAAGCACTTTGCTCTGCACGATTTTGTGGAGCAGTCGGCCAATCTAGCCGACTTGCTGATCGGCGCGTATACAAACGACGCCAATCGTTTTGCGCTCGCGTGTCAGGACGTGTTGATCGAGCCACATCGCTCAACGCTCATCCCTGGTTTCGCTCAGGCGCGCGATGCCGCACAGCTCGCCGGTGCTCTGGCGTTTTCGATTTCCGGCTCCGGTCCAAGCGTGTTTGCGCTGGCCACACCTGAAGATGCTGAACGCGTTCTGGAGGCTATTTTGCTTGCGTTTCGGCGCCTCGATATTGTAGCCCACGGTTTTCTTTCGCCCATCGGTGCCAAGGGCGCCCATATCGTTGAAACCTAA